The following is a genomic window from Brevibacterium limosum.
CACTCGCGGATCTTCGCCGTATCCCGCTTGGGTCCCGACGATCCCGCACGGCGGCCACGGCCACCGGTATTGGCTACACGACGTGCTTTGGCGATGAATGGGGCGAACGTCTCGCGGAGCTTTTCAGCATTCTCTGTTGAGAGCTCGAGTTCGTACGTAGCCTGGTCGAGGCTGAAACGAACGGTTTCCGCCGCTTCGCTTCCGTCGAAATCATCCGTGAGAACGAGGCGCATTTCCCTTGCCATGTTCACTCTTTTCGTAATCAGAGGATTTGGTCGATGTCATCTTAACATCCGTTTCCGGATTATCGTCGACTCCGCTAACTTCAATCTCTGAATAGTATTTATCCACCTGTTCGCGTTCATTGCGATCTGCGCGGACGATATTGCGGAACACATACCAGAACAGCAATCCCACACAGATCGACGGAAGCAGCGCTTTGAGGATATCCAACATCATAATCAGCCCTCCTGAGCCGAGTCCTCCTGCGAAGAAGCCAATGGCTTGGTGAATGGGAACAGAATGGTTTCGCGGATTCCCAAACCGGTCAATGCCATGAGCAGACGGTCGAGTCCCATTCCCATTCCGCCGGTCGGCGGCATTCCGTGTTCCATCGACATGAGGAAGTCCTCGTCGAGTCCCATCGCTTCGTCGTCTCCGCGCGCGGCATCCGCGGCCTGGGCCTCGAAGCGCTGACGCTGGATGATCGGGTCGACGAGCTCCGAATAGCCGGTGGCCAGTTCGAAGCCGCGCACGTACAGGTCCCACTTCTCCACGACGCCCTTCTTCGTCCGGTGCTCGCGCACCAGCGGTGAGGTGTCGACCGGGAAGTCGGTGACGAAGGTCGGAGCCCACAGCTTGTCCTGGTAGAAGTGCTCCCACAACTCTTCGACGTATTTGCCGTGCGAGCGGAAGACACCGCCCAGGTCGACGTCGTTGTCGGCGGCGATCTTGTCGAGCACGTCCATTCCGGTCTCAGGGGTCACCTCGACGCCGGATTCCTCGGACAGGGAATCATACATGCTCACGACCGGCCAGTCGCCGCCGAAGTCGTATTCGGTGCCGTCGTCGAGAGTGACGACGAGCGACCCGGTGGCATCCTGTGCGGCGTTCTGGATGAGCGTCTTCGTCAGATCGGCGATCGAATGGTAGTCGCCGAAGGACTGATAGGCCTCGAGCATCGCGAATTCCGGAGAGTGAGTGGAGTCTGCGCCCTCATTGCGGAAGTTGCGGTTGATCTCGAAGACGTTCTCGATTCCGCCGACGACAGCCCGCTTGAGGAACAGCTCCGGGGCGATTCGCAGGTACATGTCGATGTCGTAGGCGTTCATATGCGTCTTGAACGGACGCGCGGACGCTCCGCCGTGCATGGTCTGCAGCATCGGCGTCTCGATCTCGATGAAGTCCTGGTCTGCGAAGGTCCTCCGCAGCGACGACATCACCTTTGCGCGGGTGAGCATCGTCTCCCGGGCCTGTTCGCGGGTGATGAGATCGAGGTAGCGCTGGCGCACACGGGTGTCTTCGGCCAGTTCGGTGTGCAGTCCCGGCAGCGGACGGATGGCCTTCGACGCCATGGTCCAGGAGTCCGCGAGCACGGAGAGCTCACCGCGCTTGGATTTGATGACACGCCCGTGCAGGAACAGGAAATCGCCGAGGTCGACGT
Proteins encoded in this region:
- a CDS encoding histone-like nucleoid-structuring protein Lsr2 — its product is MAREMRLVLTDDFDGSEAAETVRFSLDQATYELELSTENAEKLRETFAPFIAKARRVANTGGRGRRAGSSGPKRDTAKIREWAQSNGYQLGDRGRIPLEIVEAYEAAEK
- the lysS gene encoding lysine--tRNA ligase; this encodes MANTDSKTPENADLSPEHLDPEQIRIRKDKRQRLLDNGTDAYPVTVPRTHSLAEVHAAHDGLETGEETEDIVGVIGRVVFVRTTGKLCFVTLQAGDGSRLQGMLSLREVGQERLDDFKSDVDLGDFLFLHGRVIKSKRGELSVLADSWTMASKAIRPLPGLHTELAEDTRVRQRYLDLITREQARETMLTRAKVMSSLRRTFADQDFIEIETPMLQTMHGGASARPFKTHMNAYDIDMYLRIAPELFLKRAVVGGIENVFEINRNFRNEGADSTHSPEFAMLEAYQSFGDYHSIADLTKTLIQNAAQDATGSLVVTLDDGTEYDFGGDWPVVSMYDSLSEESGVEVTPETGMDVLDKIAADNDVDLGGVFRSHGKYVEELWEHFYQDKLWAPTFVTDFPVDTSPLVREHRTKKGVVEKWDLYVRGFELATGYSELVDPIIQRQRFEAQAADAARGDDEAMGLDEDFLMSMEHGMPPTGGMGMGLDRLLMALTGLGIRETILFPFTKPLASSQEDSAQEG